A single genomic interval of Eurosta solidaginis isolate ZX-2024a chromosome 3, ASM4086904v1, whole genome shotgun sequence harbors:
- the mRpL36 gene encoding uncharacterized protein mRpL36, with amino-acid sequence MSFFTKLGANVYKNSLHLLNSTCTLQQATTTLAIASSRSYHIMTNFRPSTLGINGLSSGIGGVTPATSAMNGIDKLLQPWTSLLTQVSGFKVKGRLKRRCKDCYFVMRQQRLYVICPTHRRHKQMAMKKREKNTWILTHATQSKVRPY; translated from the coding sequence ATGTCATTCTTCACGAAACTTGGTGCTAATGTGTACAAAAATAGTTTGCATTTATTAAATTCCACATGCACTCTACAACAGGCAACAACAACACTCGCCATTGCAAGTAGCCGCAGCTATCACATAATGACCAATTTCCGCCCGTCTACGTTAGGAATTAATGGACTCTCGTCAGGCATTGGCGGTGTTACCCCTGCGACATCAGCTATGAATGGCATTGACAAATTATTACAACCATGGACCTCACTTTTAACACAAGTATCTGGTTTTAAAGTGAAGGGTCGTTTGAAGCGACGTTGCAAAGATTGCTATTTTGTAATGAGGCAACAGCGACTTTATGTAATTTGCCCAACACATCGGCGTCACAAACAAATGGCCATGAAAAAAAGGGAGAAGAATACGTGGATACTAACGCATGCTACACAATCGAAAGTCAGACCATATTGA
- the LOC137246203 gene encoding CAAX prenyl protease 1 homolog: MDMPASDIVLCSVLGVILLENIFDIYITYRQINVYKTAVKVPKELKYFMSAETFHKARLYGLDRANFGVFSAIIKDVILMCIELYTGFIAVQWAWAIDLARVMHLNTENEIIISCLFGVITNIIGTFKNMPFKIYSTFVLEEKHGFNKQTWTFFAWDQVKGFIVAQALMIPIISATVWIVQNGGDQFFIWLWVFTGVTSLILLTIYPIFIAPLFDKYTPLEKGPLRQSIEDLAATLKFPLTKLYVVEGSKRSSHSNAYFYGLWNSKRIVLFDTLLLNKGKPDDADLKEEDKGKGCTNEEVLAVLGHELGHWKCGHVTKNIIIAQVHLLLLFVVFGYCFTYGPFYEAVGFAPGTRPIIVGLLVVFTYVMAPYNAVVNFAMTTLSRYFEYQADEFAHGLGFSKQLGQALIKLNLDNLGFPVYDWLYSACNHSHPTLLQRLDRLNELDAQDAETKKEN, from the exons ATGGATATGCCAGCGTCAGATATTGTGTTATGTAGCGTCCTGGGCGTTATCCTATTAGAAAATATATTTGATATTTACATCACTTATCGTCAG ATCAATGTTTACAAAACTGCTGTGAAGGTACCCAAAGAGTTGAAATACTTCATGAGCGCTGAAACATTCCATAAAGCACGTCTTTACGGCTTGGATAGAGCTAATTTTGGCGTATTCAGTGCCATTATAAAGGATGTTATTTTAATGTGCATTGAACTCTATACCGGCTTTATTGCTGTACAATGGGCTTGGGCCATTGATTTGGCGCGCGTAATGCACTTGAACACAGAAAATGAAATAATCATAAGTTGTTTATTTGGTGTGATCACAAATATCATCGGCACATTCAAAAATATGCCCTTTAAAATCTATTCAACATTTGTACTGGAAGAGAAACATGGTTTCAATAAACAAACTTGGACCTTTTTCGCTTGGGATCAAGTGAAGGGCTTCATTGTTGCACAAGCACTTATGATACCCATTATATCGGCTACAGTATGGATTGTACAAAATGGTGGCGACCAATTCTTTATTTGGTTATGGGTATTTACAGGTGTAACGTCGTTGATATTACTCACCATTTATCCAATATTCATTGCGCCACTATTCGATAAGTATACACCATTAGAAAAGGGACCACTACGTCAATCAATTGAAGATCTTGCCGCTACGCTAAAATTTCCATTAACGAAATTATATGTTGTGGAAGGTTCAAAACGTTCATCACATAGTAATGCATACTTCTATGGATTATGGAACTCCAAGCGTATTGTACTTTTCGATACATTACTACTCAACAAAGGTAAACCAGATGATGCTGATTTGAAAGAGGAAGACAAGGGTAAAGGTTGCACCAATGAAGAAGTCTTGGCTGTGCTCGGTCATGAATTGGGCCATTGGAAATGTGGTCATGTAACTAAAAATATTATTATCGCTCAAGTacatttacttttattatttgttgtatttgGTTACTGTTTCACCTATGGTCCATTCTACGAAGCGGTCGGTTTCGCACCTGGTACACGTCCAATAATAGTTGGCTTGCTTGTAGTATTCACGTATGTTATGGCGCCTTATAATGCTGTCGTGAATTTCGCTATGACTACTCTCTCACGTTACTTTGAATACCAAGCGGATGAATTTGCACATGGATTGGGTTTCTCTAAACAGCTGGGACAGGCCTTAATCAAATTGAATTTAGATAATTTGGGCTTCCCGGTGTATGATTGGTTGTATTCGGCTTGCAATCATTCACATCCAACACTTTTACAACGTCTGGATCGTCTAAATGAATTGGATGCGCAAGACGCAGAAACAAAGAAGGAAAATTAA